Proteins encoded together in one Ipomoea triloba cultivar NCNSP0323 chromosome 4, ASM357664v1 window:
- the LOC116016771 gene encoding ammonium transporter 1 member 1, whose protein sequence is MASSISCSADQLAPLLGPNATAAAAYICGQFSGVNTALVNTGFAVDSTYLLFSAYLVFSMQLGFAMLCAGSVRAKNTMNIMLTNVLDAAAGGLFYYLFGFAFAFGTGGNSNGFIGHHFFGLKNIPDGAAGFDYSNFLYQWAFAIAAAGITSGSIAERTQFVAYLIYSAFLTGFVYPVVSHWFWSADGWASPFNNDNLLFGTGVIDFAGSGVVHMVGGIAGLYGALIEGPRIGRFDRSGRSVALRGHSASLVVLGTFLLWFGWYGFNPGSFNKILVPYPDAGDAYYGQWSAVGRTAVTTTLAGCTAALTTLFGKRILSGHWNVTDVCNGLLGGFAAITGGCSVVEPWAAIICGFVAALVLIGFNKLAEKVKYDDPLEAAQLHGGCGAWGIIFTALFAKEKYVNEVYGGKAGRPHGLFMGGGGRLLGAHVIQILVIFGWVTATMGPLFYILHKLKLLRISEEDEMAGMDMTRHGGFAYVYHDEDDHKSGIQMRRIEPAVLPS, encoded by the coding sequence ATGGCGTCGTCCATAAGCTGCTCAGCCGATCAGCTGGCTCCGCTTCTGGGACCGAACGCCACCGCAGCCGCCGCCTACATCTGCGGCCAGTTCTCCGGCGTCAACACCGCGCTCGTCAACACCGGCTTTGCCGTCGACTCCACTTATCTCCTCTTCTCGGCTTACTTAGTCTTCTCCATGCAGCTCGGCTTCGCCATGCTCTGCGCCGGCTCCGTCCGCGCCAAGAACACTATGAACATCATGCTCACTAACGTCCTCGACGCCGCCGCCGGCGGCCTCTTCTACTACCTATTCGGCTTCGCCTTCGCCTTCGGCACCGGCGGCAACTCCAACGGCTTCATCGGCCACCACTTCTTCGGCTTGAAGAATATCCCCGATGGAGCCGCCGGCTTCGACTACAGCAACTTCCTTTACCAATGGGCTTTCGCTATAGCCGCCGCCGGCATCACCAGCGGCTCCATAGCCGAGCGGACCCAGTTCGTGGCGTACCTAATCTACTCGGCTTTCCTCACCGGCTTCGTTTACCCGGTCGTCTCCCACTGGTTCTGGTCCGCTGACGGTTGGGCCAGCCCGTTTAACAACGACAATCTCTTATTCGGAACCGGAGTCATTGACTTCGCCGGTTCGGGCGTGGTTCATATGGTGGGCGGAATCGCCGGTCTATACGGAGCACTTATTGAAGGTCCTAGGATCGGCCGGTTCGACCGGTCCGGTCGGTCCGTTGCGCTACGTGGCCACAGTGCTTCGTTAGTCGTTCTAGGAACCTTTCTGTTATGGTTCGGGTGGTACGGGTTTAACCCCGGTTCGTTTAACAAAATTCTAGTCCCGTATCCCGACGCCGGCGACGCCTATTACGGCCAATGGAGCGCCGTGGGCCGCACCGCCGTGACCACCACTCTAGCCGGATGCACGGCGGCGCTCACGACGTTGTTCGGAAAACGGATTTTGTCCGGGCATTGGAACGTGACGGACGTCTGCAACGGGCTGTTGGGCGGATTCGCCGCCATCACCGGCGGGTGCTCCGTCGTGGAGCCGTGGGCGGCGATCATCTGCGGCTTCGTGGCGGCGCTGGTGCTGATCGGCTTCAACAAGCTGGCTGAGAAAGTGAAATACGACGACCCACTAGAGGCGGCGCAATTGCACGGCGGGTGTGGAGCGTGGGGAATCATTTTCACCGCACTTTTCGCCAAGGAAAAGTATGTGAACGAGGTTTACGGGGGGAAAGCGGGTCGGCCTCACGGGCTGTTCATGGGCGGCGGCGGGAGGCTTCTCGGGGCGCACGTGATCCAGATTTTGGTGATATTCGGGTGGGTCACCGCCACCATGGGTCCGCTCTTCTACATTCTTCATAAGCTGAAACTTCTCCGGATCTCCGAGGAAGACGAAATGGCGGGTATGGATATGACCCGACATGGAGGGTTTGCGTATGTTTACCACGATGAAGATGATCACAAATCAGGGATCCAAATGAGGAGGATTGAACCCGCAGTTCTTCCAAGTTAG